In a genomic window of uncultured Sphaerochaeta sp.:
- a CDS encoding putative immunity protein: MRDKRFVAEHRGGLLTLEDHRCLMKWALAMTEHLKASLCFPVEPLLNDALQVGKQWSEGLVATGEAIKWSRAVHKYAQTVEDPASKVFCRAVGHAVATAHMADHCLGPVYYGRKLMNLLALDAEQEFAWQIEKLKEVCPNLYPFVLDLSTSGNI; the protein is encoded by the coding sequence ATGCGCGATAAGCGCTTTGTAGCCGAGCATCGGGGAGGGTTGCTGACGCTCGAGGACCATCGATGCTTGATGAAGTGGGCACTTGCGATGACCGAGCATCTGAAGGCTTCTCTTTGCTTTCCCGTCGAGCCTCTTCTCAATGATGCCCTCCAAGTGGGAAAGCAGTGGAGCGAGGGCTTGGTCGCAACCGGAGAAGCCATCAAATGGAGCAGGGCGGTGCACAAGTATGCACAAACCGTTGAAGATCCTGCCTCCAAGGTATTTTGCCGTGCAGTCGGTCATGCGGTGGCAACCGCCCATATGGCCGACCACTGCCTTGGCCCGGTGTACTACGGCAGAAAGCTGATGAACCTGCTTGCTCTGGATGCAGAGCAGGAGTTTGCTTGGCAAATTGAAAAACTCAAAGAGGTATGTCCGAATCTTTACCCGTTCGTCCTGGATCTGTCTACTTCGGGAAACATATGA
- a CDS encoding amidohydrolase family protein codes for MMIDAHAHCFTQLCGFGADGELRSIGGGQARWATGEVIDLIPSHYGDTTFSAERFLSVMDSHGVEKAVLLQGGFLGFANDYLHRVGKTYPDRFAVAATFDPFCRSADKILDNLQDKLGFSLFKFEMSTGCGIMGSHPDFPLDGKLMMGFYERIAAKGGTLVFDLGSPGDGSHQIHAIREIARTFRSMNIVICHLASPRRHHKNQLEEALAVLKAETIHFDLAALHHKVRPEAYPFPTAQAFITLAKNMVGCEHLMWGTDAPSTLVQYTYQQLMDYQRALFTEEEQQKVFFANAQRIYFKG; via the coding sequence ATGATGATTGACGCACATGCACACTGCTTTACCCAGCTCTGCGGCTTCGGAGCCGACGGAGAACTCAGGTCCATCGGTGGTGGACAGGCACGATGGGCGACCGGGGAGGTCATTGACCTCATCCCATCCCACTATGGCGACACAACCTTTTCTGCCGAACGCTTTCTGTCGGTGATGGACAGCCATGGCGTAGAGAAAGCCGTGCTGCTGCAGGGGGGCTTCCTTGGCTTTGCCAATGACTACCTCCACAGGGTGGGTAAAACGTACCCCGACCGCTTTGCAGTCGCAGCCACGTTCGATCCCTTTTGCCGTAGTGCAGACAAGATCCTGGACAACCTGCAGGACAAGCTGGGGTTCTCCCTCTTCAAGTTCGAGATGTCCACCGGCTGCGGCATCATGGGGAGTCACCCCGACTTTCCCCTTGATGGCAAGCTCATGATGGGCTTCTACGAGCGCATCGCCGCAAAGGGGGGAACCTTGGTCTTCGACTTGGGAAGCCCGGGTGACGGCAGCCACCAGATCCATGCGATCAGGGAGATTGCCCGAACCTTTCGGTCCATGAACATCGTCATCTGCCATCTTGCCAGCCCAAGACGGCATCACAAGAATCAGTTGGAAGAGGCACTTGCCGTTCTGAAAGCCGAAACCATCCACTTCGACCTGGCTGCCTTGCATCACAAGGTGCGTCCCGAAGCCTATCCCTTCCCTACCGCACAGGCCTTCATCACCCTTGCGAAAAACATGGTGGGCTGTGAGCACCTGATGTGGGGCACCGATGCCCCATCGACCCTGGTGCAATACACCTACCAGCAGCTGATGGACTACCAGCGTGCGCTCTTCACCGAGGAAGAGCAGCAGAAGGTCTTCTTTGCCAACGCCCAGCGCATCTACTTCAAGGGGTGA
- a CDS encoding ADP-ribosylglycohydrolase family protein codes for MTTVYDRALGALVGSFVGDAFGAQTEFKREKDVRKDFPEGIWEMDATSRSVGSAEQITDDSEMVIMMIQSIIAEGGYSQQAVRKSYRRWRDAGPLDIGVTIYGALEGLVSPKSQANGALMRAVPLGIMGSTLSFKRMMRLSDLDCAITHVHPVCRDCNRLFVLALSLAIGKGWDIRAVYNYLVETAPTYVTEQVVIDALLKAETELPANIDGPLKGWVLIAFQLAFHTLLHAPSFEQGMVDVVMHAGDADTNAAIYGALAGAFATLENIPKRWYGQIKLSTCMKRLIEPGHKTLLTLSEEWIQPLLELGSMQVFS; via the coding sequence TTGACTACAGTCTATGATCGTGCGTTGGGAGCCTTGGTCGGCAGCTTTGTCGGAGATGCTTTTGGAGCCCAGACAGAGTTCAAGCGAGAGAAGGATGTACGGAAAGACTTTCCCGAAGGCATTTGGGAGATGGACGCCACTTCACGCTCAGTGGGAAGTGCCGAGCAAATAACCGATGACAGCGAGATGGTCATCATGATGATCCAGAGTATCATCGCAGAGGGCGGCTACTCCCAGCAAGCTGTCAGAAAATCCTATCGGCGGTGGAGAGATGCCGGCCCCCTGGATATCGGAGTTACCATTTATGGGGCCCTTGAGGGACTTGTCAGCCCCAAGAGCCAGGCCAATGGCGCCTTGATGCGCGCGGTTCCCTTGGGAATCATGGGGAGTACGCTGAGTTTCAAGCGGATGATGCGTCTCTCCGATCTCGATTGTGCCATCACCCATGTGCATCCGGTGTGCAGGGACTGCAACCGTCTTTTCGTGCTCGCCCTCAGCCTTGCCATCGGCAAGGGCTGGGATATTCGTGCGGTTTACAACTACTTGGTTGAAACAGCTCCCACCTATGTGACCGAACAAGTGGTCATTGATGCGTTGCTCAAGGCAGAGACAGAACTTCCTGCCAACATAGATGGTCCTTTGAAGGGTTGGGTACTGATCGCCTTCCAGCTTGCGTTCCACACCCTGCTGCATGCACCCTCATTTGAGCAAGGCATGGTGGATGTGGTGATGCACGCAGGGGATGCAGACACGAATGCCGCCATCTATGGGGCGTTGGCGGGTGCTTTTGCCACGCTCGAGAACATTCCCAAACGCTGGTACGGCCAAATCAAGCTTTCCACATGCATGAAGCGGTTGATCGAACCTGGTCACAAGACCCTGCTCACGCTCAGCGAGGAGTGGATCCAGCCTCTTCTGGAGCTTGGTTCGATGCAGGTGTTTTCCTAA
- a CDS encoding DUF523 and DUF1722 domain-containing protein — MTSSSVPSVRSVRPALGLPGTRCTFRGGTGEDVWTGEAEVKNRGGRLVTKEMKEGSLECLEVLRRCNAKAYIYMDGSPSCGVYRTTLKNTKRGNPPGVFGSLLLNEGFFLIPSSDLQSPLKWWDWRRRLLAFTWFSGHKLSSMQELYEAWYALKFICQELDNTWAREMGRTLASLGKADFAQFEPTFRAQVLDLLRRPSTTAKMTNSLWKHYSHYRKQRGKNVDEINSPEFRRNVTTIAKELMKMERTAFEDDFLFGASPVIYRDPHQLKAKEERAAVSSEQEES; from the coding sequence ATGACTTCATCTTCTGTCCCGTCTGTCCGGAGTGTCAGGCCGGCCTTGGGGTTACCCGGGACCCGGTGCACCTTTCGGGGGGGGACCGGGGAGGATGTCTGGACCGGGGAAGCCGAAGTCAAGAACCGTGGGGGACGCTTGGTCACCAAGGAGATGAAAGAGGGCTCGCTCGAATGCCTTGAGGTGCTTCGCCGCTGCAATGCAAAAGCATACATCTATATGGACGGCAGTCCTTCCTGCGGTGTTTACCGCACAACCTTGAAGAATACCAAACGGGGCAATCCCCCTGGTGTCTTCGGCTCGCTCCTGCTCAATGAGGGATTCTTTCTCATCCCCTCAAGCGACCTGCAAAGCCCTTTGAAGTGGTGGGACTGGAGACGCAGGCTCTTGGCTTTCACGTGGTTCAGCGGCCACAAGCTCTCCTCCATGCAGGAACTGTACGAGGCTTGGTATGCTCTCAAGTTCATCTGCCAGGAGTTGGACAACACCTGGGCAAGGGAGATGGGACGCACGTTGGCTTCTCTGGGCAAGGCTGACTTTGCCCAGTTCGAACCGACTTTCAGAGCCCAGGTATTGGACCTCCTGCGACGCCCCTCCACCACGGCAAAGATGACCAACAGCCTTTGGAAGCACTACTCGCACTATCGCAAGCAACGGGGCAAGAATGTGGATGAGATCAACAGCCCGGAGTTCAGGCGCAACGTCACCACCATTGCCAAAGAGCTGATGAAGATGGAGAGGACAGCCTTTGAGGATGACTTCCTCTTCGGGGCAAGCCCGGTCATCTACCGCGATCCCCATCAGCTTAAGGCCAAGGAAGAGAGAGCCGCCGTTTCCTCTGAGCAAGAAGAGAGCTGA
- a CDS encoding alkaline phosphatase, with translation MKKHVIAVLVLLFALLTVLPAQANVEQPAMSTPVSQTQAAEPKYVFMFIGDGMSHVQINAAQVLKGNKEKGNLSLGKLTFTQFPAVGLQTTYDATSFCPDSASTATSLSSGFKTHSGVIGLGIDKQQVGKTIAEQVKQQKDWKVGIVSTVTLNHATPAAYYAHVPSRNSYYDIGLQMADSGFDYFAGGAISKAEDGGNKSIYTILEEKGYLVTDSAQEILSLNAAAGKVYAQSPRLQDSGSMPYAMDMDADDLSLAQLVGKGIELLDNENGFFMMVESGKIDWACHANDAAAEINDLLAFDAAIDEALAFAQAHPQETLIVVTGDHETGGMTIGYAGTGYNTAFDILENQKLSYVAFDEKFNARLKADSLFSFSEALDLVAADFGLVAPGKTASNKALVLSDLEYAKLEQAFTQAKLPSSQRSVDDQYKLLYGGYNPFSITLTHILNNKAGIGWTSYAHTGTPVSVYAYGSGSERFSGSYDNTEIYHKLADLVGLV, from the coding sequence ATGAAAAAACACGTGATCGCAGTCCTTGTGCTGCTCTTCGCACTCTTGACGGTGCTCCCTGCCCAGGCAAACGTTGAACAGCCGGCAATGAGCACTCCTGTTTCCCAAACTCAGGCAGCAGAGCCCAAGTACGTCTTCATGTTCATTGGTGATGGTATGAGCCATGTGCAGATCAATGCTGCCCAGGTGCTGAAGGGGAACAAGGAGAAGGGCAACCTCTCATTGGGAAAGCTGACTTTCACCCAGTTTCCTGCTGTAGGACTGCAGACCACCTATGATGCAACCTCGTTCTGCCCCGACTCCGCGTCCACCGCCACCTCCCTCTCCTCCGGCTTCAAGACACACAGCGGGGTCATCGGGCTGGGCATCGACAAGCAGCAGGTGGGAAAAACCATTGCTGAGCAGGTCAAACAGCAGAAGGATTGGAAGGTTGGCATTGTGTCGACGGTAACCCTCAACCATGCAACCCCTGCCGCCTACTATGCCCACGTACCCTCCAGAAACAGCTACTATGACATCGGGCTGCAGATGGCAGACAGTGGGTTTGACTACTTTGCAGGAGGCGCCATCAGCAAGGCTGAGGACGGTGGGAACAAGAGCATCTACACCATCCTTGAGGAAAAGGGCTATCTGGTGACCGATTCCGCCCAAGAGATTCTCTCCCTCAACGCCGCAGCAGGGAAGGTGTATGCCCAGAGCCCGAGACTGCAGGACAGTGGTTCCATGCCCTATGCCATGGACATGGATGCTGACGACCTCAGCCTTGCCCAATTGGTCGGCAAGGGTATTGAGCTGCTGGACAATGAGAACGGCTTCTTCATGATGGTGGAGTCGGGCAAGATCGACTGGGCCTGTCATGCCAACGATGCAGCAGCTGAGATCAACGACCTGCTGGCCTTCGATGCAGCCATCGACGAGGCACTTGCCTTTGCCCAGGCTCATCCCCAGGAGACCCTCATCGTGGTGACCGGGGACCATGAGACCGGTGGCATGACCATCGGGTATGCAGGTACCGGCTACAACACCGCCTTCGACATCCTGGAGAACCAGAAGCTCTCCTACGTTGCCTTCGACGAGAAGTTCAACGCAAGACTCAAGGCTGACAGCCTGTTCAGCTTCTCTGAAGCCTTGGATCTGGTTGCCGCTGACTTCGGGCTGGTTGCCCCCGGCAAAACTGCATCCAACAAGGCGCTTGTGCTCTCCGACCTGGAGTATGCCAAGCTTGAACAAGCGTTCACCCAGGCAAAGCTTCCCTCATCCCAGCGAAGTGTTGATGACCAGTACAAGCTTCTCTACGGTGGCTATAACCCGTTCTCCATCACCCTGACCCACATCCTGAACAACAAGGCAGGCATCGGTTGGACCAGTTACGCCCATACCGGGACACCGGTAAGCGTCTATGCCTACGGCTCCGGCAGCGAACGCTTCAGCGGCAGCTACGACAATACCGAGATCTACCACAAACTTGCTGACCTTGTGGGCCTTGTCTAA
- a CDS encoding class I SAM-dependent methyltransferase — MPDYYEHHADLFLSTTKDIDMGMQYQMFLPYLKPGARILDAGCGSGRDSLAFLTLGFVVEAFDLSPSMVEAAKALTGLEVRCLSFQQMDYDAEFDGIWACASLLHVPKAELAEVFGLLHRALVDEGILYCSFKLRDTDFSQDGRHFTCFTPDSFQTFLHQAGGFSLLLQRQSNDVRPGREHELWLNVVLRKTPASNQAPEEAGSTPR; from the coding sequence ATGCCTGACTACTACGAGCATCATGCCGATCTGTTTCTCTCCACCACCAAGGATATCGATATGGGAATGCAGTACCAGATGTTTTTGCCTTACCTTAAACCAGGTGCCCGTATCCTGGATGCAGGATGTGGCAGTGGACGGGACAGCCTTGCCTTCCTGACGCTTGGCTTTGTGGTGGAAGCCTTTGACCTGAGCCCCTCCATGGTGGAAGCAGCAAAGGCCCTGACCGGGCTTGAGGTACGTTGCCTCTCCTTCCAACAGATGGACTATGATGCAGAGTTTGACGGCATCTGGGCTTGTGCATCCCTGCTGCATGTACCTAAGGCTGAGCTTGCAGAGGTGTTTGGACTGCTGCACCGTGCCCTCGTTGATGAAGGGATTCTGTATTGCTCGTTCAAACTGCGAGATACAGACTTCTCCCAGGACGGCAGACACTTCACCTGTTTTACTCCTGACTCCTTCCAAACCTTCCTGCACCAAGCAGGGGGCTTTTCCCTTCTCTTGCAGAGGCAAAGCAATGATGTTCGTCCGGGCAGGGAACATGAACTCTGGCTGAACGTTGTGCTTAGGAAAACACCTGCATCGAACCAAGCTCCAGAAGAGGCTGGATCCACTCCTCGCTGA
- a CDS encoding YibE/F family protein, translating to MHQRFVHREALLVLLFLLFAVFLVLLPTGFSRSIYINAEGVKARVLATDNTNLLERGVVRLGEQTCTIRILGGEHKGSQVQAVNLLSGKLEFDTFYQAGDLAWALVEEDGEGNILFANMVNHYRVGKELVLLLLFAVLLVLSSGLTGLRTLLSFALAFLLIWKVLIPLCLKGYEPVLVALGVGTLLTISCLLLVAGFTRKAYAAILSSLLCSLLTCLLAILGTSYLGIHGSVMSWSESLLFAGFEQVNLTKLFQAAIYLSCSGAILDLSIDISAAMEELHQANPGLGKPQMMKSGMSIARSVVGSQTTTLLLAYIGSYLTIMMVYMAQGTPVMSILNAQSVASEILHTLVGCIGLVLVGPLTSLVCSYLYADRR from the coding sequence ATGCATCAACGCTTCGTACACAGGGAGGCCCTTCTGGTCCTCCTGTTTCTTCTCTTTGCTGTGTTCCTCGTCCTGCTTCCCACCGGCTTCTCCCGATCAATCTACATCAATGCAGAGGGTGTGAAAGCCCGAGTGCTTGCCACCGACAACACAAACCTGCTTGAGCGGGGAGTGGTGCGCCTCGGAGAGCAGACCTGCACCATCAGGATACTGGGAGGGGAGCACAAGGGAAGCCAGGTCCAGGCGGTGAACCTGCTCAGCGGAAAGCTGGAGTTTGACACCTTCTATCAGGCAGGAGACCTGGCATGGGCCTTGGTCGAGGAGGACGGGGAGGGGAACATTCTCTTTGCAAACATGGTGAACCACTATCGGGTGGGCAAGGAGCTGGTGCTTCTTTTGCTGTTCGCCGTCCTGCTGGTCCTCTCTTCCGGGCTGACAGGACTGCGGACCCTGCTCTCCTTTGCCCTTGCCTTTCTCCTGATCTGGAAAGTGCTCATTCCCCTCTGCCTGAAGGGGTACGAACCGGTCCTGGTGGCCCTGGGAGTGGGGACGCTTCTGACCATCAGCTGCCTGTTGCTGGTGGCAGGATTTACCCGAAAAGCCTATGCCGCCATTCTCAGCTCCCTGCTCTGCTCCCTGCTCACCTGCCTTTTGGCAATCCTGGGTACCTCCTACCTTGGTATCCATGGTTCGGTGATGAGTTGGTCGGAATCCTTGTTGTTTGCAGGCTTTGAACAGGTGAACCTGACCAAGCTCTTCCAAGCCGCCATCTATCTCTCCTGCAGCGGAGCCATCCTTGATCTTTCAATCGATATCAGTGCGGCCATGGAAGAGTTGCATCAGGCAAATCCCGGCTTGGGCAAGCCCCAGATGATGAAGAGTGGCATGTCCATAGCCCGCTCGGTGGTAGGGAGCCAGACCACCACCTTGTTGCTTGCCTACATCGGAAGCTACTTGACGATCATGATGGTCTACATGGCACAAGGCACACCTGTGATGAGCATCCTCAATGCCCAGAGTGTAGCCTCCGAGATTCTCCATACCTTGGTCGGATGCATCGGGCTGGTGTTGGTGGGCCCGCTTACCAGCCTGGTGTGCAGCTACCTCTATGCCGATCGAAGATGA
- the tkt gene encoding transketolase yields MDTKVLANAVRILSMDGVQKANSGHPGAPMGMADIAEVIWRKAMRHNPKNPDWANRDRFVLSNGHASMLLYSLLHLTGYDVTLEDLKQFRQLHSRTAGHPEYKLTPGVETTTGPLGQGIANAVGMALAEKNLAAQFNKEGFPVVNHYTYTFLGDGCLMEGISHEAASLAGTWKLGKLIAFYDSNGISIDGDVHGWFTDDTAKRFEAYGWQVIRNVDGHDSAAIAKALEEAKANTNAPSLIICSTTIGFGSPNKGGKESCHGAPLGADEVALARKQLGWKYDEAFFVPEEIYQAWDMREQGQAYENEWNTLFASYQKAYPAEAAEFERRMNGDLPTNWEAAFNEVVKQWQSEGVKVASRKASQMTLDVLGKLLPEMIGGSADLSPSNLTQWKGVQDFNPATGEGTYLRFGVREFGMAAVLNGLALHGGYLPYGATFLMFMEYARNALRMAALMGLRNVYVFTHDSIGLGEDGPTHQPVEQIASLRMTPNMVTWRPCDAVETACAWKSAVKRSNGPTALLLSRQNLAPQARTDEQLSLISKGAYTLYESGAKPQVILIGTGSEVSLALDAAKKLASEGKAVRVVSMPSPEVFEQQDAAYKEAVLPASVKARVAVEAAWADYWFKYTGLEGKIVGMRSFGESGPAEKLYEYFGITADKVYEAAASLL; encoded by the coding sequence ATGGACACGAAGGTACTTGCCAATGCAGTTCGCATTTTGAGCATGGATGGAGTGCAGAAAGCCAATTCGGGACACCCGGGCGCACCCATGGGGATGGCAGATATTGCCGAGGTTATTTGGAGAAAGGCGATGCGCCACAACCCCAAGAACCCTGACTGGGCCAACCGTGACCGGTTTGTCCTTTCCAACGGTCATGCATCAATGCTGCTCTATTCACTGTTGCACCTTACCGGGTACGACGTAACGCTTGAAGACCTCAAGCAGTTCCGCCAGCTGCACAGCCGCACTGCAGGACACCCTGAGTACAAGCTCACCCCGGGCGTAGAAACCACCACCGGTCCCCTTGGACAGGGTATTGCCAACGCAGTTGGTATGGCACTTGCTGAAAAGAATCTTGCTGCGCAGTTCAACAAGGAAGGCTTCCCGGTAGTCAATCACTACACCTACACCTTCCTTGGTGACGGCTGTCTCATGGAAGGCATCAGCCATGAGGCTGCTTCCCTTGCAGGTACCTGGAAACTCGGAAAACTCATTGCATTCTACGACAGCAATGGCATCTCCATTGACGGCGATGTGCATGGCTGGTTTACCGATGACACCGCAAAGCGCTTTGAAGCATATGGCTGGCAGGTCATCCGCAATGTGGATGGACACGACAGTGCCGCAATTGCCAAGGCTCTTGAAGAGGCCAAGGCCAACACCAATGCTCCCTCGCTGATCATCTGTTCCACCACCATCGGTTTTGGTTCCCCCAACAAGGGCGGAAAAGAGTCTTGCCATGGAGCACCTCTTGGTGCAGACGAAGTGGCGCTTGCCCGCAAGCAGCTTGGCTGGAAGTATGATGAGGCTTTCTTCGTCCCCGAAGAAATCTATCAGGCATGGGATATGCGTGAGCAGGGCCAGGCCTATGAGAACGAGTGGAACACCCTCTTTGCTTCCTACCAGAAAGCATATCCTGCGGAGGCTGCAGAGTTTGAACGCAGGATGAACGGCGACCTCCCCACCAATTGGGAAGCAGCCTTCAACGAAGTGGTCAAGCAGTGGCAGAGTGAAGGGGTGAAAGTGGCAAGTCGCAAGGCAAGCCAGATGACCCTTGACGTTCTGGGCAAGCTCTTGCCTGAGATGATCGGTGGCTCTGCAGACCTTTCTCCTTCGAACCTCACCCAGTGGAAGGGTGTACAGGATTTCAATCCTGCAACCGGTGAAGGAACCTACCTGCGCTTTGGGGTGCGTGAGTTCGGCATGGCTGCCGTTCTCAACGGCCTTGCCCTGCACGGCGGATACCTGCCGTACGGCGCAACCTTCCTGATGTTCATGGAGTATGCCCGCAATGCGCTGCGCATGGCCGCCCTCATGGGCCTGAGAAATGTGTATGTCTTCACCCACGACTCCATCGGTCTTGGCGAGGATGGTCCCACCCACCAGCCTGTTGAGCAGATTGCCAGCCTTCGCATGACCCCGAATATGGTTACCTGGAGACCTTGTGATGCTGTTGAGACCGCCTGTGCCTGGAAGAGTGCTGTCAAGCGCTCCAACGGACCTACCGCTTTGTTGCTCAGCCGCCAGAACCTTGCTCCCCAGGCACGAACCGATGAGCAGCTTTCCCTGATTTCCAAGGGTGCCTATACCCTATATGAATCGGGTGCAAAGCCCCAGGTCATCCTGATCGGAACGGGCAGTGAGGTCTCCTTGGCACTCGATGCTGCAAAGAAACTTGCTTCGGAAGGCAAGGCTGTGCGTGTTGTTTCCATGCCCTCTCCTGAGGTCTTCGAACAACAGGATGCCGCCTACAAGGAAGCGGTGCTCCCTGCATCAGTGAAGGCCAGGGTTGCCGTTGAGGCTGCTTGGGCTGACTACTGGTTCAAGTATACTGGTCTGGAAGGCAAGATTGTCGGTATGAGGAGCTTCGGTGAGAGCGGTCCTGCCGAAAAGCTCTACGAGTATTTCGGCATCACCGCAGACAAGGTCTACGAAGCTGCTGCTTCCTTGCTGTAG
- a CDS encoding DUF4143 domain-containing protein, with the protein MKRRTYFTRIADGLLQRRLLSSGAVLIEGPKWCGKTATASRASKSQLFMQDPDKSASYLMAADTKPSLLLQGDTPRLLDEWQSAPVLWDAVRFMVDQRGGIPGQFILTGSAVPKDDAMSHSGTGRISRLMMRPMSLFESLESNGMISLKSLFEGKENLEGFSGLSLEGAAFAITRGGWPASIGDEDGIALQHAVDYVEAIINTDVSRVDGVEKNPTRVRALLRSYARNLSTMATIKTIRDDIAMGDTDSSLSDKTISQYLVALDRIFVTENLPAWNPVLRSKTAIRTSVKRHFVDPSIATAVMRLTPSRLLDDFLYFGFLFESLCTRDLRVYAESIDGQVFHYRDASGLESDTVVCLNDGRWAPIEVKLGAKEIEEAAEHLLELKAKVDTKKMREPSFLMILTGTEFAYRRPDGVFVVPIGCLKN; encoded by the coding sequence ATGAAGAGGAGAACCTATTTCACACGCATTGCTGATGGGCTCTTGCAAAGGCGACTTCTTTCAAGTGGTGCAGTTCTTATCGAAGGACCCAAGTGGTGCGGAAAAACAGCCACTGCATCAAGGGCATCAAAAAGTCAGCTATTCATGCAGGATCCTGATAAGTCTGCTTCTTACCTTATGGCAGCAGATACAAAGCCTTCTCTTTTGCTGCAAGGAGACACGCCCCGTCTGCTTGATGAATGGCAAAGTGCACCCGTCCTATGGGATGCCGTACGGTTCATGGTCGACCAACGGGGGGGGATCCCCGGTCAGTTCATCCTTACAGGGTCTGCGGTGCCTAAAGATGATGCGATGAGCCATTCTGGGACTGGGCGTATCTCTCGTCTGATGATGCGTCCTATGAGCCTGTTTGAGTCGCTGGAATCAAATGGGATGATTTCCCTGAAATCGCTGTTTGAAGGGAAGGAGAATCTTGAGGGTTTTTCTGGTTTGTCCCTAGAAGGGGCAGCTTTTGCCATCACCCGAGGAGGATGGCCAGCGTCCATTGGTGATGAAGATGGCATCGCGTTGCAGCATGCTGTTGATTATGTGGAAGCAATTATCAATACAGATGTTTCACGGGTGGATGGCGTTGAGAAGAATCCTACCCGGGTACGAGCGCTGCTTCGTTCATATGCAAGGAATCTGTCCACCATGGCAACAATCAAGACAATTCGTGATGATATTGCAATGGGTGATACCGATTCGAGCCTTTCCGATAAAACAATCAGTCAGTATCTTGTGGCATTGGATCGCATTTTTGTGACAGAGAATCTTCCTGCTTGGAATCCTGTGTTGCGATCCAAGACAGCCATCAGGACCTCTGTGAAGCGTCACTTTGTGGATCCTTCCATTGCAACGGCCGTGATGCGGCTCACCCCTTCCCGGCTGCTCGATGATTTCCTGTATTTCGGCTTTCTCTTTGAATCTCTCTGTACCAGGGATCTGCGGGTTTACGCAGAATCCATTGATGGTCAGGTCTTTCATTATCGGGATGCAAGCGGACTGGAGTCTGATACCGTAGTTTGTCTGAACGATGGGAGATGGGCTCCAATCGAAGTGAAACTTGGAGCCAAGGAGATTGAGGAAGCAGCTGAGCATCTCTTGGAACTGAAAGCAAAGGTAGATACCAAGAAGATGAGAGAACCTTCGTTCCTGATGATACTCACAGGAACAGAATTTGCCTATAGACGCCCTGACGGTGTCTTTGTAGTTCCCATCGGATGCCTGAAGAATTAG